Proteins encoded in a region of the Dryobates pubescens isolate bDryPub1 chromosome 14, bDryPub1.pri, whole genome shotgun sequence genome:
- the ZHX1 gene encoding zinc fingers and homeoboxes protein 1 isoform X1 has translation MASKRKSTTPCMVLANEQDPDLEMVSDLEEGPPVLTPAENPPAESVTSDEDVHEYVDSDNQKNTNKVEGGYECKYCTFQTPDLNMFTFHVDSEHPNVVLNSSYVCVECNFLTKRYDALSEHNLKYHPGEENFKLTMVKRNNQTIFEQTVNDLTFDGSFVREERAEQADSSEPPSSGISISKTPIMKMMKNKTETKRIAVFHNVVDDIPGEEKGTENEPNAEEVVENPPPPVPESKASHSVACSAADVAGAVVTPAPVLQPGVAQVITAVAAPQNSNLIPKVLIPVNSIPAYNTALDNNPLLLNTYNKFPYPTMSEITVLSTQAKYTEEQIKIWFSAQRLKHGVSWTPEEVEEARRKQFNGTVHTVPQTITVIPAHISAASNGLPSILQTCQIVGQPGLVLTQVAGANTLPVTAPIALTVAGVPNQTQLQKSQIHTAQPVAETKPVAAVPAPQPIKNESTLMNPDSFGIRAKKTKEQLAELKVSYLKNQFPQDSEIVRLMKITGLTKGEIKKWFSDTRYNQRNSKNNHGIHLNSDSCATIVIDSSDEMNESPTGVTPQSKSLWSTFPDFTPQKFKEKTAEQLQVLQASFLNNPVLTEEEMNRLRAQTKLTRREIDAWFTERRKSNVLKEEGADLSETNAGSSKEEAGETSVGDGAAGAKSGCSTSSKVGKKSPEQLHMLKSSFVRTQWPSPQEYNKLAEETGLPRSEIVSWFGDTRYAWKNGGLKWYYYYQSAGANSLNGQSFARRRGRGRPKGRGRGRPRGRPRGSKRFNCWDRGMSVIKFKTGTAILKDYYMKHKFLNEQDLDELVAKSHMGYEQVREWFAERQRRLELGIELFDENEEEDEILEEQEDEEETDDSDTWEPPRHVKRKLSKSD, from the coding sequence ATGGCAAGTAAACGAAAATCAACAACACCCTGCATGGTCTTAGCCAACGAGCAGGATCCGGATCTAGAAATGGTGTCAGACTTGGAGGAAGGACCACCTGTGCTCACTCCAGCAGAGAACCCGCCAGCAGAGAGCGTAACAAGCGATGAGGATGTTCATGAGTATGTGGATTCCGACAATCAGAAAAACACAAATAAAGTAGAAGGTGGTTATGAGTGTAAATACTGTACTTTTCAAACTCCAGATCTCAATATGTTTACTTTCCATGTGGACTCAGAACATCCCAACGTAGTGTTAAATTCATCCTACGTTTGCGTAGAATGCAATTTCCTTACTAAAAGATACGATGCTCTCTCAGAACATAATTTGAAGTACCACCCTGGAGAGGAAAACTTTAAATTGACCATGGTGAAACGTAACAATCAGACAATCTTTGAACAAACCGTAAACGATCTCACTTTCGATGGGAGTTTTGTTAGGGAAGAACGTGCTGAACAGGCCGACTCTTCTGAGCCCCCCTCGTCAGGGATCTCAATTAGCAAAACTCCTATTATGAAAatgatgaaaaacaaaactgaaactaAACGCATTGCCGTTTTCCACAATGTAGTCGATGACATTCCTGGTGAAGAAAAGGGAACTGAAAATGAGCCAAACGCTGAAGAAGTAGTAGAAAACCCACCACCGCCGGTTCCAGAGTCGAAAGCAAGCCATTCGGTTGCTTGCAGCGCAGCGGACGTGGCTGGTGCGGTAGTGACTCCGGCAccagtgcttcagcctggggTAGCACAAGTTATAACAGCTGTCGCAGCTCCACAGAACTCAAACCTGATTCCAAAAGTCCTAATACCTGTAAATAGCATTCCAGCCTATAATACTGCCTTGGATAACAATCCTCTTTTGCTTAACACCTACAACAAATTTCCATACCCGACCATGTCGGAAATCACTGTGCTTTCCACTCAAGCTAAGTATACAGAGGAGCAGATTAAAATCTGGTTTTCTGCACAGCGCCTGAAACATGGTGTGAGCTGGACACCGGAGGAAGTGGAGGAAGCAAGGCGGAAACAATTCAATGGCACGGTGCATACTGTGCCACAGACCATTACTGTTATTCCAGCACACATTTCTGCTGCTAGCAATGGTTTACCTTCAATTTTACAGACATGCCAAATAGTTGGTCAGCCAGGACTTGTTCTTACTCAAGTTGCAGGTGCAAATACGTTACCAGTAACAGCCCCAATAGCTTTGACTGTAGCGGGAgtcccaaaccaaacacagttACAGAAGAGTCAGATTCACACTGCTCAGCCTGTTGCAGAAACCAAGCCAGTAGCTGctgttccagcccctcagcctATCAAAAATGAATCCACGCTGATGAATCCCGATTCCTTTGGCATCCGAGCAAAAAAAACTAAAGAACAGCTGGCAGAATTGAAAGTCAGCTACCTTAAAAATCAGTTTCCTCAAGATTCAGAAATTGTTAGACTTATGAAAATAACAGGGCTGACTAAAGGAGAGATCAAGAAGTGGTTCAGTGATACACGCTACAATCAGAGAAACTCAAAGAATAATCATGGGATTCATCTCAACAGTGATTCGTGTGCCACCATTGTTATAGATTCAAGCGACGAAATGAATGAGTCCCCAACGGGAGTCACTCCGCAGAGCAAGTCACTGTGGAGCACTTTTCCTGATTTCACCCCACAGAAATTCAAAGAGAAGACTGCTGAACAGCTGCAAGTCCTCCAAGCAAGTTTTCTTAACAACCCTGTCCTTACCGAGGAAGAAATGAATAGGTTAAGAGCCCAAACAAAACTGACCAGGAGAGAGATTGATGCCTGGTTTACTGAAAGAAGGAAATCAAATGTCTTGAAGGAAGAGGGAGCTGACTTGAGTGAGACCAATGCTGGAAGCTcaaaagaagaggctggagaaaCGTCTGTGGGagatggagcagcaggagcaaaatCAGGGTGTTCCACTTCAAGCAAAGTAGGCAAAAAATCACCCGAGCAGTTGCATATGCTTAAAAGTTCTTTTGTCCGTACTCAGTGGCCATCTCCACAAGAATACAACAAGCTGGCAGAAGAAACTGGGCTCCCAAGATCAGAAATTGTGAGCTGGTTTGGAGATACTCGCTATGCCTGGAAAAATGGTGGATTAAAATGGTATTACTATTACCAGAGCGCTGGTGCAAACAGTTTGAATGGCCAGAGCTTTgcaagaaggagagggagaggaagaccaaaagggagggggagagggaggcctCGGGGGAGGCCTCGGGGAAGCAAGAGGTTTAACTGCTGGGACAGAGGTATGTCTGTCATAAAATTCAAAACTGGAACGGCAATCCTGAAGGACTATTATATGAAGCACAAATTTCTTAATGAGCAAGACCTTGATGAACTGGTAGCCAAATCTCACATGGGATATGAGCAGGTCAGGGAGTGGTTTGCAGAAAGGCAAAGAAGATTAGAACTTGGAATAGAGCTGTTTGATGAGaatgaggaggaagatgaaatCCTGGAAGAAcaggaagatgaggaagaaacggATGATAGTGATACTTGGGAACCCCCCCGACATGTTAAGCGTAAACTTTCCAAATCAGATTGA
- the ZHX1 gene encoding zinc fingers and homeoboxes protein 1 isoform X2, producing MASKRKSTTPCMVLANEQDPDLEMVSDLEEGPPVLTPAENPPAESVTSDEDVHEYVDSDNQKNTNKVEGGYECKYCTFQTPDLNMFTFHVDSEHPNVVLNSSYVCVECNFLTKRYDALSEHNLKYHPGEENFKLTMVKRNNQTIFEQTVNDLTFDGSFVREERAEQADSSEPPSSGISISKTPIMKMMKNKTETKRIAVFHNVVDDIPGEEKGTENEPNAEEVVENPPPPVPESKASHSVACSAADVAGAVVTPAPVLQPGVAQVITAVAAPQNSNLIPKVLIPVNSIPAYNTALDNNPLLLNTYNKFPYPTMSEITVLSTQAKYTEEQIKIWFSAQRLKHGVSWTPEEVEEARRKQFNGTVHTVPQTITVIPAHISAASNGLPSILQTCQIVGQPGLVLTQVAGANTLPVTAPIALTVAGVPNQTQLQKSQIHTAQPVAETKPVAAVPAPQPIKNESTLMNPDSFGIRAKKTKEQLAELKVSYLKNQFPQDSEIVRLMKITGLTKGEIKKWFSDTRYNQRNSKNNHGIHLNSDSCATIVIDSSDEMNESPTGVTPQSKSLWSTFPDFTPQKFKEKTAEQLQVLQASFLNNPVLTEEEMNRLRAQTKLTRREIDAWFTERRKSNVLKEEGADLSETNAGSSKEEAGETSVGDGAAGAKSGCSTSSKVGKKSPEQLHMLKSSFVRTQWPSPQEYNKLAEETGLPRSEIVSWFGDTRYAWKNGGLKWYYYYQSAGANSLNGQSFARRRGRGRPKGRGRGRPRGRPRGSKRFNCWDRAAQCGEGEAILEKVQDNWLTVNGPNLL from the coding sequence ATGGCAAGTAAACGAAAATCAACAACACCCTGCATGGTCTTAGCCAACGAGCAGGATCCGGATCTAGAAATGGTGTCAGACTTGGAGGAAGGACCACCTGTGCTCACTCCAGCAGAGAACCCGCCAGCAGAGAGCGTAACAAGCGATGAGGATGTTCATGAGTATGTGGATTCCGACAATCAGAAAAACACAAATAAAGTAGAAGGTGGTTATGAGTGTAAATACTGTACTTTTCAAACTCCAGATCTCAATATGTTTACTTTCCATGTGGACTCAGAACATCCCAACGTAGTGTTAAATTCATCCTACGTTTGCGTAGAATGCAATTTCCTTACTAAAAGATACGATGCTCTCTCAGAACATAATTTGAAGTACCACCCTGGAGAGGAAAACTTTAAATTGACCATGGTGAAACGTAACAATCAGACAATCTTTGAACAAACCGTAAACGATCTCACTTTCGATGGGAGTTTTGTTAGGGAAGAACGTGCTGAACAGGCCGACTCTTCTGAGCCCCCCTCGTCAGGGATCTCAATTAGCAAAACTCCTATTATGAAAatgatgaaaaacaaaactgaaactaAACGCATTGCCGTTTTCCACAATGTAGTCGATGACATTCCTGGTGAAGAAAAGGGAACTGAAAATGAGCCAAACGCTGAAGAAGTAGTAGAAAACCCACCACCGCCGGTTCCAGAGTCGAAAGCAAGCCATTCGGTTGCTTGCAGCGCAGCGGACGTGGCTGGTGCGGTAGTGACTCCGGCAccagtgcttcagcctggggTAGCACAAGTTATAACAGCTGTCGCAGCTCCACAGAACTCAAACCTGATTCCAAAAGTCCTAATACCTGTAAATAGCATTCCAGCCTATAATACTGCCTTGGATAACAATCCTCTTTTGCTTAACACCTACAACAAATTTCCATACCCGACCATGTCGGAAATCACTGTGCTTTCCACTCAAGCTAAGTATACAGAGGAGCAGATTAAAATCTGGTTTTCTGCACAGCGCCTGAAACATGGTGTGAGCTGGACACCGGAGGAAGTGGAGGAAGCAAGGCGGAAACAATTCAATGGCACGGTGCATACTGTGCCACAGACCATTACTGTTATTCCAGCACACATTTCTGCTGCTAGCAATGGTTTACCTTCAATTTTACAGACATGCCAAATAGTTGGTCAGCCAGGACTTGTTCTTACTCAAGTTGCAGGTGCAAATACGTTACCAGTAACAGCCCCAATAGCTTTGACTGTAGCGGGAgtcccaaaccaaacacagttACAGAAGAGTCAGATTCACACTGCTCAGCCTGTTGCAGAAACCAAGCCAGTAGCTGctgttccagcccctcagcctATCAAAAATGAATCCACGCTGATGAATCCCGATTCCTTTGGCATCCGAGCAAAAAAAACTAAAGAACAGCTGGCAGAATTGAAAGTCAGCTACCTTAAAAATCAGTTTCCTCAAGATTCAGAAATTGTTAGACTTATGAAAATAACAGGGCTGACTAAAGGAGAGATCAAGAAGTGGTTCAGTGATACACGCTACAATCAGAGAAACTCAAAGAATAATCATGGGATTCATCTCAACAGTGATTCGTGTGCCACCATTGTTATAGATTCAAGCGACGAAATGAATGAGTCCCCAACGGGAGTCACTCCGCAGAGCAAGTCACTGTGGAGCACTTTTCCTGATTTCACCCCACAGAAATTCAAAGAGAAGACTGCTGAACAGCTGCAAGTCCTCCAAGCAAGTTTTCTTAACAACCCTGTCCTTACCGAGGAAGAAATGAATAGGTTAAGAGCCCAAACAAAACTGACCAGGAGAGAGATTGATGCCTGGTTTACTGAAAGAAGGAAATCAAATGTCTTGAAGGAAGAGGGAGCTGACTTGAGTGAGACCAATGCTGGAAGCTcaaaagaagaggctggagaaaCGTCTGTGGGagatggagcagcaggagcaaaatCAGGGTGTTCCACTTCAAGCAAAGTAGGCAAAAAATCACCCGAGCAGTTGCATATGCTTAAAAGTTCTTTTGTCCGTACTCAGTGGCCATCTCCACAAGAATACAACAAGCTGGCAGAAGAAACTGGGCTCCCAAGATCAGAAATTGTGAGCTGGTTTGGAGATACTCGCTATGCCTGGAAAAATGGTGGATTAAAATGGTATTACTATTACCAGAGCGCTGGTGCAAACAGTTTGAATGGCCAGAGCTTTgcaagaaggagagggagaggaagaccaaaagggagggggagagggaggcctCGGGGGAGGCCTCGGGGAAGCAAGAGGTTTAACTGCTGGGACAGAG
- the ZHX1 gene encoding zinc fingers and homeoboxes protein 1 isoform X3, translated as MASKRKSTTPCMVLANEQDPDLEMVSDLEEGPPVLTPAENPPAESVTSDEDVHEYVDSDNQKNTNKVEGGYECKYCTFQTPDLNMFTFHVDSEHPNVVLNSSYVCVECNFLTKRYDALSEHNLKYHPGEENFKLTMVKRNNQTIFEQTVNDLTFDGSFVREERAEQADSSEPPSSGISISKTPIMKMMKNKTETKRIAVFHNVVDDIPGEEKGTENEPNAEEVVENPPPPVPESKASHSVACSAADVAGAVVTPAPVLQPGVAQVITAVAAPQNSNLIPKVLIPVNSIPAYNTALDNNPLLLNTYNKFPYPTMSEITVLSTQAKYTEEQIKIWFSAQRLKHGVSWTPEEVEEARRKQFNGTVHTVPQTITVIPAHISAASNGLPSILQTCQIVGQPGLVLTQVAGANTLPVTAPIALTVAGVPNQTQLQKSQIHTAQPVAETKPVAAVPAPQPIKNESTLMNPDSFGIRAKKTKEQLAELKVSYLKNQFPQDSEIVRLMKITGLTKGEIKKWFSDTRYNQRNSKNNHGIHLNSDSCATIVIDSSDEMNESPTGVTPQSKSLWSTFPDFTPQKFKEKTAEQLQVLQASFLNNPVLTEEEMNRLRAQTKLTRREIDAWFTERRKSNVLKEEGADLSETNAGSSKEEAGETSVGDGAAGAKSGCSTSSKVGKKSPEQLHMLKSSFVRTQWPSPQEYNKLAEETGLPRSEIVSWFGDTRYAWKNGGLKCCPMW; from the coding sequence ATGGCAAGTAAACGAAAATCAACAACACCCTGCATGGTCTTAGCCAACGAGCAGGATCCGGATCTAGAAATGGTGTCAGACTTGGAGGAAGGACCACCTGTGCTCACTCCAGCAGAGAACCCGCCAGCAGAGAGCGTAACAAGCGATGAGGATGTTCATGAGTATGTGGATTCCGACAATCAGAAAAACACAAATAAAGTAGAAGGTGGTTATGAGTGTAAATACTGTACTTTTCAAACTCCAGATCTCAATATGTTTACTTTCCATGTGGACTCAGAACATCCCAACGTAGTGTTAAATTCATCCTACGTTTGCGTAGAATGCAATTTCCTTACTAAAAGATACGATGCTCTCTCAGAACATAATTTGAAGTACCACCCTGGAGAGGAAAACTTTAAATTGACCATGGTGAAACGTAACAATCAGACAATCTTTGAACAAACCGTAAACGATCTCACTTTCGATGGGAGTTTTGTTAGGGAAGAACGTGCTGAACAGGCCGACTCTTCTGAGCCCCCCTCGTCAGGGATCTCAATTAGCAAAACTCCTATTATGAAAatgatgaaaaacaaaactgaaactaAACGCATTGCCGTTTTCCACAATGTAGTCGATGACATTCCTGGTGAAGAAAAGGGAACTGAAAATGAGCCAAACGCTGAAGAAGTAGTAGAAAACCCACCACCGCCGGTTCCAGAGTCGAAAGCAAGCCATTCGGTTGCTTGCAGCGCAGCGGACGTGGCTGGTGCGGTAGTGACTCCGGCAccagtgcttcagcctggggTAGCACAAGTTATAACAGCTGTCGCAGCTCCACAGAACTCAAACCTGATTCCAAAAGTCCTAATACCTGTAAATAGCATTCCAGCCTATAATACTGCCTTGGATAACAATCCTCTTTTGCTTAACACCTACAACAAATTTCCATACCCGACCATGTCGGAAATCACTGTGCTTTCCACTCAAGCTAAGTATACAGAGGAGCAGATTAAAATCTGGTTTTCTGCACAGCGCCTGAAACATGGTGTGAGCTGGACACCGGAGGAAGTGGAGGAAGCAAGGCGGAAACAATTCAATGGCACGGTGCATACTGTGCCACAGACCATTACTGTTATTCCAGCACACATTTCTGCTGCTAGCAATGGTTTACCTTCAATTTTACAGACATGCCAAATAGTTGGTCAGCCAGGACTTGTTCTTACTCAAGTTGCAGGTGCAAATACGTTACCAGTAACAGCCCCAATAGCTTTGACTGTAGCGGGAgtcccaaaccaaacacagttACAGAAGAGTCAGATTCACACTGCTCAGCCTGTTGCAGAAACCAAGCCAGTAGCTGctgttccagcccctcagcctATCAAAAATGAATCCACGCTGATGAATCCCGATTCCTTTGGCATCCGAGCAAAAAAAACTAAAGAACAGCTGGCAGAATTGAAAGTCAGCTACCTTAAAAATCAGTTTCCTCAAGATTCAGAAATTGTTAGACTTATGAAAATAACAGGGCTGACTAAAGGAGAGATCAAGAAGTGGTTCAGTGATACACGCTACAATCAGAGAAACTCAAAGAATAATCATGGGATTCATCTCAACAGTGATTCGTGTGCCACCATTGTTATAGATTCAAGCGACGAAATGAATGAGTCCCCAACGGGAGTCACTCCGCAGAGCAAGTCACTGTGGAGCACTTTTCCTGATTTCACCCCACAGAAATTCAAAGAGAAGACTGCTGAACAGCTGCAAGTCCTCCAAGCAAGTTTTCTTAACAACCCTGTCCTTACCGAGGAAGAAATGAATAGGTTAAGAGCCCAAACAAAACTGACCAGGAGAGAGATTGATGCCTGGTTTACTGAAAGAAGGAAATCAAATGTCTTGAAGGAAGAGGGAGCTGACTTGAGTGAGACCAATGCTGGAAGCTcaaaagaagaggctggagaaaCGTCTGTGGGagatggagcagcaggagcaaaatCAGGGTGTTCCACTTCAAGCAAAGTAGGCAAAAAATCACCCGAGCAGTTGCATATGCTTAAAAGTTCTTTTGTCCGTACTCAGTGGCCATCTCCACAAGAATACAACAAGCTGGCAGAAGAAACTGGGCTCCCAAGATCAGAAATTGTGAGCTGGTTTGGAGATACTCGCTATGCCTGGAAAAATGGTGGATTAAAATG